From the genome of Mycetocola spongiae, one region includes:
- the gcvT gene encoding glycine cleavage system aminomethyltransferase GcvT, translating to MSEKHTPLSAEHAELGASFTDFGGWQMPLKYGSELAEHRAVREAAGLFDLSHMGEVYLEGPGAGAALNYALIGLFTGMAVGKAKYSLIVAEDGGIVDDLIVYRLGEERYLVVPNAGNAETVAGLLAERAAGFDVVVHDASAQTSLVAIQGPLAEEILLRTVPAAESDAITGMKYYAAAEVTVAGVPALVARTGYTGEDGFEIIVPNEQAAPLWRTLLAAGTDSGLIPCGLAARDSLRLEAGMPLYGNELRRDLDPFTAGMGRVAALASEVDFVGRSALEGFAAEGRGGAVGRRLVALRGLGRRAGRGGYPVTVDGAVIGEITSGQPSPTLGYPIAFAYVDAAHSEPGTRVNVDLRGKEEPFEVVSTPFYRRSV from the coding sequence ATGAGCGAAAAGCACACCCCCCTCTCCGCGGAGCACGCCGAGCTGGGCGCGTCCTTCACCGATTTTGGTGGCTGGCAGATGCCGCTGAAATACGGTTCCGAACTGGCCGAGCACCGCGCCGTACGCGAGGCCGCGGGCCTATTTGATCTCTCGCATATGGGCGAGGTTTATCTGGAGGGGCCCGGCGCCGGCGCCGCGCTCAACTACGCCCTGATCGGGCTGTTCACGGGCATGGCCGTGGGCAAGGCCAAATACTCGCTGATCGTGGCCGAGGACGGCGGCATCGTGGACGATCTGATCGTCTATCGCCTGGGCGAGGAGCGCTATCTGGTGGTGCCCAATGCGGGGAACGCCGAGACCGTCGCGGGCCTGCTTGCCGAGCGCGCCGCGGGCTTTGATGTGGTGGTTCACGATGCCTCCGCGCAGACCTCGCTCGTGGCGATCCAGGGGCCGCTGGCCGAGGAGATCCTGCTGCGCACGGTCCCCGCCGCGGAGAGCGACGCGATCACCGGCATGAAATATTATGCCGCCGCCGAGGTCACCGTGGCCGGGGTTCCCGCGCTGGTGGCCCGCACCGGCTATACCGGCGAGGACGGCTTTGAGATCATCGTGCCCAATGAGCAGGCGGCGCCGCTCTGGCGCACGCTGCTGGCCGCGGGCACGGACTCCGGGCTGATCCCCTGCGGCCTGGCCGCGCGCGATTCGCTGCGCCTCGAGGCCGGAATGCCGCTCTACGGTAATGAGCTGCGCCGCGATCTGGATCCGTTTACCGCGGGCATGGGCCGCGTCGCGGCACTCGCCTCGGAGGTGGATTTTGTGGGCCGCAGCGCCCTCGAGGGCTTTGCCGCCGAGGGCCGGGGAGGCGCCGTGGGGCGCCGCCTCGTGGCGCTGCGCGGCCTCGGCCGGCGCGCGGGTCGCGGCGGCTATCCCGTGACCGTGGACGGCGCCGTGATCGGCGAGATTACCAGTGGCCAGCCGAGCCCCACGCTGGGCTATCCCATCGCCTTTGCCTATGTGGACGCGGCCCATTCCGAACCGGGCACCCGGGTCAACGTGGATCTGCGCGGCAAGGAAGAACCCTTTGAGGTTGTCAGCACCCCGTTTTATCGGCGTTCCGTCTAA
- the gcvP gene encoding aminomethyl-transferring glycine dehydrogenase: MTPEAIPTAFIDRHIGARREADIRVMLDAIGQPSVDALVDTAVPRGIRQSTPLALRPARSEVETLTELREIAAKNVTAVQMIGQGYYDTITPAVIRRNVLEGPAWYTAYTPYQPEISQGRLEALLNFQTMVQDLVGLPIANASLLDESTAVAEAAIMMRRANKKNGGKTVIDADALPQTIALLRGRAEALGFEVEVADLSTGVLPEGEINGIVLQQPGASGTIHDHAALIAEAKERGALVTVAADLLALTLITPPGEQGADIAVGSTQRLGVPLFFGGPHAAYMAVRQGLERSMPGRLVGVSSDDAGRPAYRLALQTREQHIRREKATSNICTAQALLAVVASFYAVYHGPSGLRAIAEGINARALTLRASLAAAGINTVNASAFDTLTIAVPGRAAQVIAAAEAAGINLRVIDADHVGVSVDETTTGAHVSAVLRAITGKAEVVAAPSAVPAQLVRTSEYLTHPVFNTYRSETQLLRYIRRLSDRDLALDRTMIPLGSCTMKLNATAEMEAISWPEFASIHPFAPEHQTIGWRELIGGLEEGLAEITGYDRVSIQPNAGSQGELAGLLAIRGYHHSRGDEQRTVCLIPASAHGTNAASAVLAGMRVVVVATAQDGTIDHDDLLAKIETHRENLSAIMITYPSTHGVFDGDVREVCDAVHAAGGQVYIDGANLNALVGLAKPGEFGGDVSHLNLHKTFCIPHGGGGPGVGPVALREHLAPFLPGDAHDPAAGGGAPISGSRYGSAGVLPISWAYLRLMGGEGLTEATRSALLSANYVAARLNEYFPVLYTGEGGLVAHECILDLRALTAQTGVTAEDVAKRLIDFGFHAPTLSFPVAGTLMVEPTESEDLAEIDRFIEAMILIRGEIDAVAAGEFAVAESPLRRAPHTASALIGDDWDRPYSRERAAFPVASLRQDRYFPPVGRIDGAAGDRNLVCSCPPIEDFED, encoded by the coding sequence ATGACGCCCGAAGCCATTCCCACCGCCTTTATTGATCGTCATATCGGCGCGCGCCGCGAGGCCGATATCCGCGTGATGCTCGACGCGATCGGCCAGCCCTCCGTGGATGCCCTCGTGGATACCGCGGTGCCCCGCGGCATCCGCCAGTCCACGCCGCTCGCGCTGCGCCCCGCGCGCAGCGAGGTCGAGACCCTCACCGAGCTGCGCGAGATCGCCGCGAAAAACGTCACGGCCGTGCAGATGATCGGCCAGGGCTATTACGACACCATCACGCCCGCCGTGATCCGCCGCAATGTGCTTGAGGGCCCCGCCTGGTATACCGCGTATACGCCGTATCAGCCGGAGATCTCCCAGGGCCGGCTCGAGGCGCTGCTGAACTTCCAGACCATGGTGCAGGACCTCGTGGGCCTGCCGATTGCCAATGCCTCGCTGCTGGACGAGTCCACCGCGGTGGCCGAGGCCGCGATCATGATGCGTCGCGCCAATAAAAAGAACGGCGGCAAGACGGTCATCGACGCCGATGCCCTGCCGCAGACCATCGCGCTGCTGCGCGGCCGCGCCGAGGCGCTGGGCTTTGAGGTGGAGGTCGCCGATCTCTCCACGGGCGTGCTGCCCGAGGGGGAGATCAACGGCATCGTGCTGCAGCAGCCCGGGGCCTCCGGCACGATCCACGATCACGCGGCCCTGATCGCCGAGGCCAAGGAGCGCGGTGCGCTTGTGACCGTGGCCGCCGACCTGCTGGCGCTGACCCTGATCACCCCTCCCGGGGAGCAGGGCGCCGATATCGCCGTGGGTTCCACCCAGCGCCTGGGTGTTCCGCTGTTCTTCGGCGGCCCGCACGCCGCCTATATGGCCGTGCGCCAGGGCCTGGAGCGCTCGATGCCCGGCCGCCTCGTGGGTGTGTCCAGCGACGATGCCGGGCGCCCCGCCTACCGCCTCGCGCTGCAGACCCGCGAACAGCACATCCGCCGCGAGAAGGCCACATCCAATATCTGTACAGCCCAGGCCCTGCTGGCCGTGGTGGCCTCGTTTTATGCCGTCTATCACGGCCCCTCGGGCCTGCGGGCCATCGCCGAGGGGATCAACGCGCGCGCCCTCACGCTGCGCGCCTCGCTCGCCGCCGCGGGAATCAACACGGTGAATGCCTCCGCCTTTGATACCCTCACCATCGCCGTTCCCGGCCGCGCCGCGCAGGTCATTGCCGCGGCCGAGGCCGCCGGCATCAACCTGCGCGTGATCGACGCCGATCACGTGGGTGTCTCGGTGGATGAGACCACCACGGGCGCCCACGTGAGTGCCGTGCTGCGCGCAATCACCGGAAAGGCCGAGGTGGTTGCGGCCCCCTCCGCGGTACCCGCCCAGCTCGTGCGCACCTCGGAGTATCTGACCCACCCGGTCTTTAATACCTACCGCTCGGAAACGCAGCTGCTGCGCTATATTCGCCGCCTCTCCGATCGTGACCTCGCGCTGGATCGCACCATGATCCCGCTCGGCTCGTGCACCATGAAGCTCAACGCAACCGCCGAGATGGAGGCCATCTCCTGGCCCGAGTTTGCCTCGATCCACCCGTTTGCGCCCGAGCATCAGACCATCGGTTGGCGCGAGCTGATCGGCGGGCTGGAGGAGGGCCTCGCCGAGATCACCGGTTATGACCGGGTCTCGATCCAGCCCAATGCCGGTTCGCAGGGTGAGCTTGCGGGCCTGCTCGCGATCCGCGGCTATCACCACTCGCGCGGCGATGAACAGCGCACCGTATGCCTCATCCCCGCCTCCGCACACGGCACCAATGCGGCCTCGGCCGTGCTCGCCGGAATGCGCGTGGTGGTGGTGGCCACCGCCCAGGACGGCACGATCGATCACGATGACCTGCTGGCCAAGATCGAGACCCACCGCGAAAACCTCTCCGCGATCATGATCACCTATCCCTCGACCCACGGCGTCTTTGACGGCGATGTTCGCGAGGTCTGCGATGCCGTGCACGCGGCCGGCGGACAGGTTTATATCGACGGCGCAAACCTCAACGCCCTGGTGGGCCTGGCCAAGCCCGGCGAGTTTGGCGGCGATGTTTCGCACCTGAACCTGCATAAGACCTTCTGCATCCCGCACGGCGGCGGCGGACCCGGCGTGGGCCCGGTCGCGCTGCGCGAGCACCTCGCGCCGTTCCTGCCCGGTGATGCGCATGATCCCGCCGCCGGCGGGGGAGCACCCATCTCGGGTTCGCGCTATGGCTCGGCGGGTGTGCTGCCGATCAGCTGGGCCTATCTGCGCCTGATGGGCGGCGAGGGGCTCACCGAGGCCACCCGCTCGGCGCTGCTCTCGGCCAATTATGTGGCCGCGCGCCTGAACGAGTATTTCCCCGTCCTCTATACGGGCGAGGGTGGGCTCGTGGCCCACGAGTGCATCCTGGACCTGCGGGCACTCACAGCGCAGACCGGGGTGACCGCGGAGGATGTGGCCAAGCGCCTGATCGACTTCGGATTCCACGCCCCCACGCTGTCCTTCCCCGTGGCCGGGACCCTCATGGTCGAGCCCACCGAATCGGAGGACCTTGCCGAGATCGATCGTTTCATCGAGGCGATGATCCTGATTCGTGGCGAGATCGATGCCGTGGCCGCGGGCGAGTTTGCGGTGGCCGAGAGCCCGCTGCGCCGCGCGCCGCATACCGCCTCCGCGCTGATCGGCGATGACTGGGATCGCCCGTATTCGCGCGAGCGCGCCGCGTTCCCCGTGGCGAGCCTGCGCCAGGATCGCTATTTCCCGCCGGTGGGACGCATCGACGGGGCCGCGGGCGACCGCAACCTCGTCTGCTCCTGCCCCCCGATCGAGGATTTTGAGGACTAA
- a CDS encoding FAD-dependent oxidoreductase, producing MTTLPRPTEVVIIGGGQAGLSAAYYLRERGLRNFMILDRGPLPGGAWQHRRRALRLDLTHRVNDLPGLNTLGLSFRTAPGDRPAREIVSEYYGRYERDYDLPVRRPVEVTAVAPGPGERLLVHTRNAVTGQATESYLARAVVNASGTWERPYRPAIPGAETFAGRQYSTPQIGELERFAGRRVIVVGGGTSAQEFILGLEPLASRVSWATRSPVHFIPAADLSAELGRAAVADQDRAARAGLVLPSIVSGTGVPLTPERAAARERGILVERPMFREITPTGVIWDDGEAQEADDIIWATGFRAEIEHLAGTGILEPGGGIRVENGVAARDPRIFLAGYGPQASTIGAAMSGRATARSVLALLERPAKT from the coding sequence GTGACCACCCTCCCGCGGCCCACGGAGGTCGTGATCATCGGCGGCGGCCAGGCCGGGCTCTCGGCCGCCTATTATCTGCGTGAGCGCGGGCTGCGCAATTTTATGATCCTGGATCGGGGGCCGCTCCCGGGCGGCGCCTGGCAGCATCGCCGGCGCGCGCTGCGCCTGGATCTCACCCACCGGGTCAACGATTTACCGGGCCTGAACACGCTCGGGCTGAGCTTCCGCACCGCACCCGGCGATCGGCCCGCGCGCGAGATCGTCTCCGAGTACTACGGCCGCTATGAACGGGATTATGACCTGCCCGTGCGCCGCCCCGTGGAGGTCACCGCGGTCGCGCCCGGTCCCGGGGAACGGCTGCTGGTGCACACCCGCAACGCGGTCACCGGGCAGGCCACCGAAAGCTATCTGGCCCGCGCCGTGGTGAATGCCTCGGGCACGTGGGAGCGCCCCTATCGCCCCGCGATTCCCGGGGCCGAGACCTTTGCCGGCCGCCAGTATTCCACGCCACAGATCGGCGAGCTGGAGCGCTTCGCGGGGCGGCGCGTGATCGTGGTTGGCGGCGGAACCAGCGCGCAGGAGTTTATCCTCGGCCTCGAACCGCTCGCCTCCCGGGTGTCCTGGGCCACGCGTTCACCCGTGCACTTTATTCCCGCCGCGGATCTGAGTGCGGAGCTCGGCCGGGCGGCGGTGGCCGATCAGGACCGGGCCGCGCGCGCGGGCCTGGTGCTGCCCAGCATCGTCAGTGGAACCGGTGTGCCCCTGACCCCGGAGCGCGCGGCGGCGCGCGAGCGCGGGATCCTCGTGGAGCGCCCGATGTTCCGGGAGATCACCCCCACGGGCGTGATCTGGGACGATGGCGAGGCACAGGAGGCCGATGACATCATCTGGGCCACCGGTTTTCGCGCGGAGATCGAGCACCTCGCGGGCACCGGAATCCTCGAGCCCGGGGGCGGAATCCGGGTGGAAAACGGGGTCGCGGCGCGCGATCCGCGGATATTCCTCGCGGGCTACGGGCCGCAGGCCAGCACGATCGGCGCGGCGATGAGCGGCCGGGCCACGGCACGCTCGGTCCTGGCGCTGCTCGAACGCCCCGCAAAAACTTAG
- a CDS encoding MarR family winged helix-turn-helix transcriptional regulator: MSETPWLDEREMRAWLRLIAVVQLLPGALEGELQQDAQLTHFEYFTLAILSEAPERTLRMTALADSTNATLPRLSHVIRRLEDRGLVRRGPCPTDGRATNAHLTEAGWDVVVAAAPGHVATVRRHVFDVLTPEQVGQLDAIGTSILRTLDPENRLSALDDVRDQPLPR, encoded by the coding sequence ATGTCGGAGACCCCCTGGCTGGACGAGCGGGAAATGCGCGCCTGGCTGCGCCTGATCGCCGTGGTCCAGCTCCTTCCCGGCGCCCTCGAGGGCGAGCTGCAGCAGGACGCCCAGCTCACCCATTTTGAATATTTCACGCTCGCGATCCTGTCCGAGGCCCCCGAGCGCACGCTGCGGATGACAGCGCTGGCCGATTCCACCAATGCCACGCTGCCGCGGCTCTCGCACGTGATCCGCCGGCTGGAGGATCGCGGCCTCGTGCGGCGCGGCCCGTGCCCCACCGATGGCCGCGCCACCAATGCCCACCTCACCGAGGCCGGCTGGGACGTGGTGGTCGCCGCGGCCCCCGGGCACGTGGCCACCGTGCGCCGACACGTTTTTGACGTACTCACGCCCGAACAGGTGGGCCAGCTTGATGCGATCGGCACCAGCATCCTGCGCACGCTGGACCCCGAGAACCGGCTCTCGGCGCTCGATGACGTGCGCGATCAGCCGCTCCCGCGGTGA
- a CDS encoding J domain-containing protein, whose protein sequence is MAASPADRTPYEVLGVAASVTEEELRRAYRRAARQTHPDTGGSAVAFREVQLAWERVGTAEARSAYDRGSLSSVPGEEPATAWSTGGAGRQPQRDSRPKARVHGHPGGRARERYLTLLREWVGRGVEIPDPYAPALVRSAPPEIRRCLAKALAEESVARGVADLGMGFTLWSEVVAGNEGGLDHIVLGPAGLFAVASEDWGCPVRLKRGELIGDNIGPLEQPVRRLTRSARAFARASRVKFTGQLIVVPDDALEEPVMALGRGRHASTLILRRSMLAHVLRNGIPGLDRGSLSDVFELRSALQSSIRFL, encoded by the coding sequence ATGGCCGCCAGCCCCGCCGATCGGACCCCCTATGAGGTCCTGGGCGTGGCCGCCTCCGTGACCGAGGAGGAGCTGCGTCGCGCGTATCGTCGCGCGGCCCGGCAGACCCATCCCGATACCGGCGGCAGCGCCGTGGCCTTCCGCGAGGTGCAGCTGGCCTGGGAGCGCGTGGGTACCGCGGAGGCGCGCTCCGCCTATGACCGCGGCAGCCTCTCCTCCGTCCCGGGTGAGGAGCCGGCAACCGCGTGGTCCACGGGGGGCGCCGGCCGTCAGCCGCAGCGCGATTCGCGCCCCAAGGCCCGCGTGCACGGCCACCCCGGCGGGCGCGCCCGGGAACGCTATCTGACCCTGCTGCGCGAGTGGGTGGGCCGCGGCGTGGAGATCCCCGATCCCTATGCCCCGGCGCTGGTGCGCTCGGCCCCGCCCGAGATCCGGCGCTGCCTGGCCAAGGCGCTCGCCGAGGAATCGGTGGCCCGCGGCGTGGCCGACCTCGGCATGGGCTTCACCCTGTGGAGCGAGGTGGTGGCCGGGAACGAGGGCGGACTGGACCATATTGTGCTTGGCCCCGCGGGTCTCTTTGCCGTGGCCTCGGAGGACTGGGGCTGCCCGGTTCGGCTCAAGCGTGGCGAATTAATCGGCGATAATATCGGCCCGCTGGAGCAGCCCGTGCGCCGCCTGACCCGTTCGGCCCGCGCGTTTGCTCGGGCCAGCCGCGTGAAGTTCACGGGCCAGCTAATCGTGGTGCCCGATGATGCGCTGGAGGAGCCCGTGATGGCGCTGGGCCGCGGCCGGCACGCGTCCACGCTGATCCTGCGCCGCTCGATGCTCGCGCACGTGCTGCGCAACGGAATCCCGGGCCTGGATCGCGGCAGCCTGAGCGATGTTTTTGAATTGCGCAGCGCGTTGCAGTCAAGTATTCGCTTCCTGTAG
- the clpS gene encoding ATP-dependent Clp protease adapter ClpS has protein sequence MTQLLEQPDLDLSLAADLPWQVVVWDDPVNLMSYVSFVFRSYFGYSAAEAEALMLAVHHEGRAVVASGGRETAERHVQAMHGYGLWATIRREGESL, from the coding sequence GTGACGCAGCTCCTGGAACAACCCGATCTTGACCTCTCGCTCGCCGCGGACCTCCCGTGGCAGGTGGTGGTATGGGACGACCCGGTGAACCTGATGTCCTATGTCAGCTTTGTGTTCCGCAGCTATTTTGGCTATTCCGCGGCCGAGGCCGAGGCGCTGATGCTCGCGGTGCATCACGAGGGCCGCGCGGTGGTGGCCAGCGGCGGCCGGGAAACCGCGGAGCGCCACGTGCAGGCCATGCACGGCTATGGGCTGTGGGCCACGATTCGCCGCGAGGGGGAATCGCTATGA
- a CDS encoding DUF2017 family protein, translating to MTGVNRREGGFELELTADERVLLASLAQQLDTVLGEQDDPVRERLFPDAYPGDAEASTEFRRLTRHDLLSEKSEGARVLARAVGDAETAPPRLDRIEAERVMRALADLRQVLAERLNISAQNPEPDAENELEPLYDWLGYLQECVVLALIAHDEDAGTLPRG from the coding sequence ATGACCGGGGTGAATCGCCGCGAGGGCGGGTTTGAGCTGGAGCTCACCGCCGATGAGCGGGTGCTTTTGGCCTCGCTCGCGCAGCAGCTGGACACCGTGCTGGGCGAGCAGGACGATCCGGTGCGCGAGCGCCTCTTCCCCGATGCCTATCCGGGCGATGCCGAGGCCTCCACTGAGTTTCGCCGGCTCACCCGGCACGATCTGCTCTCCGAGAAGAGCGAGGGTGCGCGCGTGCTGGCGCGGGCCGTGGGCGATGCCGAGACCGCGCCGCCGCGCCTGGACCGGATCGAGGCCGAGCGGGTCATGCGCGCGCTCGCCGATCTGCGCCAGGTTTTGGCCGAGCGCCTGAATATTTCGGCACAGAATCCCGAGCCCGATGCCGAGAATGAGCTGGAGCCGCTTTATGACTGGCTCGGCTATCTGCAGGAGTGTGTGGTGCTGGCCCTGATCGCACACGATGAGGACGCGGGAACGCTTCCTCGCGGATAG
- a CDS encoding META domain-containing protein yields MGNRWWGLLAAGTLALILSGCAPAPVDAAAVDGEWTLVSAQDSAGALPADFNSDVTLEVADDQVRSTMACNTVTGDLTRTRILSGGGRTEVGCNPDRMSFDERFERALNGVNAAAREGEELVLTGEDGISLRWSPGIDR; encoded by the coding sequence ATGGGAAACAGGTGGTGGGGCTTGCTGGCCGCGGGAACACTCGCGCTAATTCTGAGCGGATGCGCGCCCGCCCCGGTGGATGCCGCGGCGGTGGACGGCGAGTGGACCCTGGTCTCCGCGCAGGATTCCGCGGGTGCGCTGCCCGCCGATTTTAATTCCGATGTCACCCTCGAGGTGGCCGATGATCAGGTGCGCAGCACGATGGCGTGTAATACCGTCACGGGCGACCTGACCCGCACCCGCATCCTGTCCGGCGGTGGCCGCACCGAGGTGGGGTGCAACCCCGATCGAATGAGTTTTGACGAGCGGTTTGAGCGCGCCCTGAACGGCGTCAACGCCGCTGCCCGCGAGGGCGAGGAGCTGGTGCTGACGGGTGAGGACGGGATCAGCCTGCGCTGGAGCCCCGGAATCGACCGCTAG
- a CDS encoding DUF2809 domain-containing protein, whose amino-acid sequence MRWRALTLAGALLLLIPVGLLASRGIPGATGDILGDVLYAVAVYLGLALLLLASRRGRARVAPWALGAAALLLCAGIEAFQATGIPARLGESWSGWHYLLGSTFAWRDLAAYALGALGAAALDRASGRFRGSSAG is encoded by the coding sequence GTGCGGTGGCGGGCCCTCACCCTTGCCGGGGCCCTGCTGCTCCTGATTCCGGTGGGCCTGCTTGCGAGCCGCGGGATCCCCGGCGCCACGGGCGATATTCTCGGCGATGTGCTCTATGCGGTTGCGGTCTATCTGGGCCTCGCGCTGCTGCTGCTCGCCTCCCGGCGGGGCCGGGCGCGTGTGGCGCCGTGGGCCCTCGGTGCCGCGGCCCTGCTTCTGTGCGCCGGGATCGAGGCGTTCCAGGCCACGGGCATTCCCGCGCGGCTGGGGGAGTCCTGGAGCGGCTGGCACTATCTGCTGGGCAGCACGTTTGCGTGGCGCGATCTCGCGGCCTATGCCCTCGGCGCGCTCGGCGCCGCGGCGCTGGATCGCGCTAGCGGTCGATTCCGGGGCTCCAGCGCAGGCTGA
- a CDS encoding adenosine deaminase has product MFFSPAPAQPLPLAELHMHIEGSLEPEMLLRLARRNAVSLPTEDLETLRGRYKFDDLQSFLNLYYESMRVLRTERDYTELADAYLERAARAGVVRAEIFFDPQTHLENGIPLDVVFNGLSASLDSARERFGVSADLILCVERHRGPEAAERVLREALEFRDRFIGLGMDSAEVGYPPAPFKPVYDIARAEGLHLVAHAGEEAGPDYIWQALDVLGVERIDHGVRALEDPALVDRLVAEQIPLTVCPLSNVSLKVFRELGHHTLPEMIGRGLMVTINSDDPAYFGGYLDDNFAALRGELGIDEETVARLAENSIRASFAPEAEKAGWLAQIAAARGADA; this is encoded by the coding sequence GTGTTTTTCTCCCCCGCTCCCGCGCAGCCGCTTCCCCTCGCCGAACTGCATATGCATATCGAGGGCTCCCTGGAGCCGGAGATGCTGCTGCGCCTCGCGCGCCGCAATGCCGTCTCGCTGCCCACCGAGGACCTGGAAACGCTGCGCGGCCGCTATAAATTTGACGATCTACAGTCGTTTTTGAATCTCTATTATGAGTCGATGCGGGTGCTGCGCACCGAGCGGGACTATACCGAGCTGGCCGATGCCTATCTGGAGCGCGCGGCGCGGGCCGGGGTGGTGCGCGCGGAAATCTTCTTTGACCCGCAGACCCACCTGGAAAACGGCATTCCCCTGGACGTGGTGTTTAACGGCCTCTCGGCGAGCCTGGACTCCGCGCGCGAACGCTTCGGCGTCTCGGCGGATCTGATCCTCTGCGTGGAGCGGCACCGCGGACCCGAGGCCGCCGAGCGCGTGCTGCGCGAGGCGCTGGAGTTCCGGGATCGGTTTATCGGCCTGGGCATGGACTCCGCCGAGGTGGGGTATCCGCCCGCGCCGTTTAAGCCCGTCTACGATATTGCCCGCGCCGAGGGCCTGCACCTCGTGGCGCATGCCGGCGAGGAGGCCGGGCCCGACTATATTTGGCAGGCGCTGGATGTGCTCGGGGTGGAGCGGATCGACCACGGGGTGCGCGCGCTGGAGGATCCGGCGCTCGTGGATAGGCTTGTGGCCGAGCAGATCCCGCTCACGGTATGCCCGCTGTCCAATGTGAGCCTGAAGGTCTTCCGCGAGCTGGGCCATCACACGCTACCGGAGATGATCGGCCGCGGCCTGATGGTGACGATCAACAGCGATGACCCGGCCTATTTTGGCGGCTATCTGGACGATAATTTTGCGGCGCTGCGCGGCGAACTCGGGATCGACGAGGAGACCGTGGCCCGGCTCGCGGAGAATTCGATCCGGGCCTCGTTTGCCCCCGAGGCCGAGAAGGCGGGCTGGCTCGCGCAGATCGCGGCGGCGCGCGGGGCGGATGCCTAG